In the Perca flavescens isolate YP-PL-M2 chromosome 20, PFLA_1.0, whole genome shotgun sequence genome, one interval contains:
- the iars2 gene encoding isoleucine--tRNA ligase, mitochondrial isoform X5, with the protein MIRPKFDLPFSSKWASVVVPSSISSGRNSIARRAEYNNTTLHTVTTQKQPNSFPFYLWFCLATELLRFSMLLCRVSAVSQTLARWGRRSHRGGGLLHRALSFSSSRGVSSGEGSAQLPAEAVPAQGLYRDTVLLPRTEFPMKLTGQKLLDRELQIQKECGFADLYSWQRERKAKKEFCLHDGPPYANGDPHVGHALNKILKDIRNRFEMLRGRQVHYIPGWDCHGLPIELKALGEMGPSDLGPLQIRQKAREFAEGAIARQKAAFQRWGLMADWDQCYYTYDGAYEAAQLRVFQEMHSKGFIYQDYKPVFWSPSSRTALAEAELEYNPEHVSRAIYATFPLSTLPPGIASEGLEGVSVLVWTTQPWTIPANQAVCYMPKAQYSVLKRADNSQLLLVATERTASVAALLGTELDSVATFTGSQLEGGSCKHPTIPDKEVLLLPANHVTMAKGTGLVHTAPAHGMEDYSVASQFKLSVECMVDEDGKFTELAGPELQNLSVMREGTDKVISMLKECGALVKEEQCVHSYPYDWRTKQPVVIRPSKQWFINTASLKDKAKEALQKVRVLPESAKGSLLTMLDRRTYWCISRQRSWGVPIPVFYHRETGEALINKHTVSHIATLFKEKGSDCWWELPVETLLPEAVLKKSKAGPVTDYVRGEDVLDIWFDSGASWAAVLEESDSRADAYVEGKDQIGGWFQSSLLTSVAVKNKAPYKSLVVHGFAVSEKGEKMSKSLGNVVDPDTVINGGKDPTMPAYGADVLRWWVAESNVFSEVQIGPTALNSARDSISKLRNTLKFLLGNLHGFDPRVQAVDPKEMHYIDQYMLHLLREYSIKVTDAYSEFDAGRAIRVLQAFITRDLSSFYFSIIKDRLYCDPEDSLGRRSCQTVLEEILDGVTRSIAPILPHLAEEVYLHAPGHDEEETLFKSGWIKSSSVWRRPGLEEAVEGASAIRDSFLSSIPGKNAAQYDLTIAIEPGLLFELMESLQDEATSTSSQLAELMMVARVSLTSELPRDLPPDALLSHGTFLINLEGGVIREDSAYSIAAVPTSAARCPRCRRYTADSADCLCPRCQTVVSQAH; encoded by the exons ATGATTCGACCAAAATTTGATTTGCCATTTTCGTCCAAATGGGCTTCCGTAGTTGTCCCCTCTTCAATTTCTTCCGGAAGAAACAGCATTGCACGAAGGGCGGAATATAACAACACGACACTGCATACTGTCACAACTCAGAAACAACCAAacagttttcctttttatttgtgGTTTTGCTTGGCCACAGAGCTTCTTCGCTTCTCCATGCTGCTGTGCCGGGTCTCGGCAGTAAGCCAGACGCTAGCGAGATGGGGACGGAGGTCACACCGGGGAGGCGGCCTCCTCCACCGTGCTCTCTCCTTTAGCTCCAGCCGCGGTGTGAGTTCAGGGGAAGGCAGCGCTCAGCTGCCCGCAGAGGCTGTCCCTGCTCAGGGATTGTATCGAGACACAGTGCTCCTTCCCCGGACTGAGTTCCCAATGAAACTGACTGGACAGAAGCTGCTGGACCGAGAACTCCAGATACAGAAG GAGTGTGGATTCGCAGATTTGTACTCCTGgcaaagagagaggaaggcCAAGAAGGAGTTCTGCCTACATGATGGCCCCCCGTATGCCAATGGAGACCCTCATGTAGGACATGCACTCAATAAG ATCCTGAAAGATATCCGTAACCGTTTTGAGATGCTGAGGGGGCGGCAGGTCCACTACATCCCAGGATGGGACTGCCATGGTCTGCCCATCGAGCTGAAGGCTCTGGGGGAGATGGGGCCGAGCGACCTCGGCCCCCTGCAGATAAGACAGAAAG CGCGGGAGTTTGCAGAGGGGGCCATAGCTCGTCAGAAGGCTGCTTTCCAGCGCTGGGGGTTGATGGCTGACTGGGACCAGTGTTACTACACGTATGATGGAGCCTACGAGGCTGCTCAGCTGAGAGTCTTTCAAGAGATGCACAGCAAG GGGTTCATCTACCAGGACTACAAGCCAGTCTTCTGGTCTCCTTCATCAAG AACGGCCTTAGCTGAGGCAGAGTTGGAGTACAACCCTGAGCATGTGAGCAGAGCCATCTATGCCACATTCCCCCTGAGCACACTGCCACCGGGGATAGCCTCAGAAG GTTTGGaaggtgtctctgtgttggtgtgGACCACCCAGCCCTGGACCATTCCTGCCAACCAGGCTGTCTGCTACATGCCCAAAGCCCA GTACTCTGTGCTGAAGAGGGCAGATAACTCTCAGCTGCTGTTGGTGGCCACTGAGCGCACAGCCAGCGTGGCAGCGCTGCTGGGCACAGAGCTGGATAGTGTAGCCACCTTTacag GCTCCCAACTTGAGGGTGGGAGCTGCAAACATCCCACAATTCCTGACAAAGAAGTGCTGCTATTGCCGGCCAATCATGTGACTATGGCAAAAGGAACAGGATTGGTCCACACAGCGCCAGCTCATGGCATGGAGGATTACAGCGTGGCTTCACAGTTTAAACTGTCTGTG GAGTGTATGGTGGATGAGGACGGCAAGTTCACTGAACTGGCCGGCCCTGAGCTACAGAATCTGTCTGTTATGAGAGAAGGCACTGACAAAG TGATCTCCATGCTGAAGGAGTGTGGGGCTCTAGTGAAGGAGGAGCAGTGTGTCCACAGCTACCCGTATGACTGGAGGACGAAGCAGCCTGTCGTCATCAGGCCCAGCAAACAGTGGTTCATCAACACGGCGTCGCTTAAAGACAAGGCCAAG gAGGCACTGCAGAAGGTGCGTGTTCTGCCCGAGTCAGCGAAGGGCAGCCTGTTGACCATGCTGGACAGACGGACATACTGGTGCATCTCTAGACAGCGAAGCTGGGGCGTCCCAATCCCAGTCTTCTACcacagagagactggagaggcTCTCATCAACAA acacacagtgTCCCATATAGCAACGCTCTTCAAAGAAAAGGGTAGTGACTGTTGGTGGGAGCTTCCTGTTGAGACTTTGCTGCCAGAAGCTGTGCTCAAGAAG AGTAAAGCAGGTCCAGTGACTGACTACGTTCGGGGAGAAGACGTCCTCGACATCTGGTTTGATAGCGGAGCTTCATGGGCTGCTGTACTGGAAG AGTCAGACTCCAGGGCAGATGCTTATGTGGAAGGGAAGGACCAGATTGGAGGCTGGTTTCAGTCCTCGCTGCTCACCAGCGTAGCCGTCAAGAACAAAGCACCTTACAA gtctCTGGTGGTCCATGGCTTTGCGGTCAgtgagaaaggagagaagaTGTCCAAGTCTCTAGGAAACGTTGTGGATCCTGACACAGTCATTAATGGAGGGAAG GACCCCACTATGCCAGCCTACGGGGCAGATGTGCTACGTTGGTGGGTGGCTGAGTCAAACGTCTTCTCTGAGGTTCAGATCGGACCCACTGCACTCAACTCAGCCAGAGACAGCATCAGCAAG TTAAGGAACACTCTGAAGTTCCTGCTCGGCAACCTGCACGGTTTCGACCCACGTGTGCAGGCGGTGGACCCCAAAGAGATGCATTACATTGATCAGTACATGTTGCACCTGCTCCGCGAGTACAGCATCAAG gtgaCGGACGCCTACAGTGAGTTTGATGCCGGCAGGGCCATCCGTGTCCTCCAAGCCTTCATCACCAGAGACCTCTCCAGCTTTTATTTCAGCATCATCAAAGACAG ACTGTACTGTGATCCGGAGGACTCTCTAGGCAGAAGATCATGTCAGACCGTTTTAGAGGAAATTCTGGATGGAGTAACCAGATCAATAGCTCCCATCCTGCCACATCTAGCCGAAGAGGTCTATCTACACGCACCAGGGCATGACG AAGAAGAGACATTGTTTAAAAGTGGCTGGATCAAAAGCAGCTCAGTGTGGCGGCGTCCAGGATTGGAGGAAGCAGTTGAAGGAGCCTCTGCCATCAGGGACTCCTTCCTGTCGTCCATTCCAGGCAAAAATGCCGCTCAGTACGACCTCACTATTGCCATTGAACCCGGCTTGCTGTTCGAGCTCATGGAG
- the iars2 gene encoding isoleucine--tRNA ligase, mitochondrial isoform X3: MIRPKFDLPFSSKWASVVVPSSISSGRNSIARRAEYNNTTLHTVTTQKQPNSFPFYLWFCLATELLRFSMLLCRVSAVSQTLARWGRRSHRGGGLLHRALSFSSSRGVSSGEGSAQLPAEAVPAQGLYRDTVLLPRTEFPMKLTGQKLLDRELQIQKECGFADLYSWQRERKAKKEFCLHDGPPYANGDPHVGHALNKILKDIRNRFEMLRGRQVHYIPGWDCHGLPIELKALGEMGPSDLGPLQIRQKAREFAEGAIARQKAAFQRWGLMADWDQCYYTYDGAYEAAQLRVFQEMHSKGFIYQDYKPVFWSPSSRTALAEAELEYNPEHVSRAIYATFPLSTLPPGIASEAGLEGVSVLVWTTQPWTIPANQAVCYMPKAQYSVLKRADNSQLLLVATERTASVAALLGTELDSVATFTGSQLEGGSCKHPTIPDKEVLLLPANHVTMAKGTGLVHTAPAHGMEDYSVASQFKLSVECMVDEDGKFTELAGPELQNLSVMREGTDKVISMLKECGALVKEEQCVHSYPYDWRTKQPVVIRPSKQWFINTASLKDKAKEALQKVRVLPESAKGSLLTMLDRRTYWCISRQRSWGVPIPVFYHRETGEALINKHTVSHIATLFKEKGSDCWWELPVETLLPEAVLKKSKAGPVTDYVRGEDVLDIWFDSGASWAAVLEESDSRADAYVEGKDQIGGWFQSSLLTSVAVKNKAPYKSLVVHGFAVSEKGEKMSKSLGNVVDPDTVINGGKDPTMPAYGADVLRWWVAESNVFSEVQIGPTALNSARDSISKLRNTLKFLLGNLHGFDPRVQAVDPKEMHYIDQYMLHLLREYSIKVTDAYSEFDAGRAIRVLQAFITRDLSSFYFSIIKDRLYCDPEDSLGRRSCQTVLEEILDGVTRSIAPILPHLAEEVYLHAPGHDEEETLFKSGWIKSSSVWRRPGLEEAVEGASAIRDSFLSSIPGKNAAQYDLTIAIEPGLLFELMESLQDEATSTSSQLAELMMVARVSLTSELPRDLPPDALLSHGTFLINLEGGVIREDSAYSIAAVPTSAARCPRCRRYTADSADCLCPRCQTVVSQAH; this comes from the exons ATGATTCGACCAAAATTTGATTTGCCATTTTCGTCCAAATGGGCTTCCGTAGTTGTCCCCTCTTCAATTTCTTCCGGAAGAAACAGCATTGCACGAAGGGCGGAATATAACAACACGACACTGCATACTGTCACAACTCAGAAACAACCAAacagttttcctttttatttgtgGTTTTGCTTGGCCACAGAGCTTCTTCGCTTCTCCATGCTGCTGTGCCGGGTCTCGGCAGTAAGCCAGACGCTAGCGAGATGGGGACGGAGGTCACACCGGGGAGGCGGCCTCCTCCACCGTGCTCTCTCCTTTAGCTCCAGCCGCGGTGTGAGTTCAGGGGAAGGCAGCGCTCAGCTGCCCGCAGAGGCTGTCCCTGCTCAGGGATTGTATCGAGACACAGTGCTCCTTCCCCGGACTGAGTTCCCAATGAAACTGACTGGACAGAAGCTGCTGGACCGAGAACTCCAGATACAGAAG GAGTGTGGATTCGCAGATTTGTACTCCTGgcaaagagagaggaaggcCAAGAAGGAGTTCTGCCTACATGATGGCCCCCCGTATGCCAATGGAGACCCTCATGTAGGACATGCACTCAATAAG ATCCTGAAAGATATCCGTAACCGTTTTGAGATGCTGAGGGGGCGGCAGGTCCACTACATCCCAGGATGGGACTGCCATGGTCTGCCCATCGAGCTGAAGGCTCTGGGGGAGATGGGGCCGAGCGACCTCGGCCCCCTGCAGATAAGACAGAAAG CGCGGGAGTTTGCAGAGGGGGCCATAGCTCGTCAGAAGGCTGCTTTCCAGCGCTGGGGGTTGATGGCTGACTGGGACCAGTGTTACTACACGTATGATGGAGCCTACGAGGCTGCTCAGCTGAGAGTCTTTCAAGAGATGCACAGCAAG GGGTTCATCTACCAGGACTACAAGCCAGTCTTCTGGTCTCCTTCATCAAG AACGGCCTTAGCTGAGGCAGAGTTGGAGTACAACCCTGAGCATGTGAGCAGAGCCATCTATGCCACATTCCCCCTGAGCACACTGCCACCGGGGATAGCCTCAGAAG CAGGTTTGGaaggtgtctctgtgttggtgtgGACCACCCAGCCCTGGACCATTCCTGCCAACCAGGCTGTCTGCTACATGCCCAAAGCCCA GTACTCTGTGCTGAAGAGGGCAGATAACTCTCAGCTGCTGTTGGTGGCCACTGAGCGCACAGCCAGCGTGGCAGCGCTGCTGGGCACAGAGCTGGATAGTGTAGCCACCTTTacag GCTCCCAACTTGAGGGTGGGAGCTGCAAACATCCCACAATTCCTGACAAAGAAGTGCTGCTATTGCCGGCCAATCATGTGACTATGGCAAAAGGAACAGGATTGGTCCACACAGCGCCAGCTCATGGCATGGAGGATTACAGCGTGGCTTCACAGTTTAAACTGTCTGTG GAGTGTATGGTGGATGAGGACGGCAAGTTCACTGAACTGGCCGGCCCTGAGCTACAGAATCTGTCTGTTATGAGAGAAGGCACTGACAAAG TGATCTCCATGCTGAAGGAGTGTGGGGCTCTAGTGAAGGAGGAGCAGTGTGTCCACAGCTACCCGTATGACTGGAGGACGAAGCAGCCTGTCGTCATCAGGCCCAGCAAACAGTGGTTCATCAACACGGCGTCGCTTAAAGACAAGGCCAAG gAGGCACTGCAGAAGGTGCGTGTTCTGCCCGAGTCAGCGAAGGGCAGCCTGTTGACCATGCTGGACAGACGGACATACTGGTGCATCTCTAGACAGCGAAGCTGGGGCGTCCCAATCCCAGTCTTCTACcacagagagactggagaggcTCTCATCAACAA acacacagtgTCCCATATAGCAACGCTCTTCAAAGAAAAGGGTAGTGACTGTTGGTGGGAGCTTCCTGTTGAGACTTTGCTGCCAGAAGCTGTGCTCAAGAAG AGTAAAGCAGGTCCAGTGACTGACTACGTTCGGGGAGAAGACGTCCTCGACATCTGGTTTGATAGCGGAGCTTCATGGGCTGCTGTACTGGAAG AGTCAGACTCCAGGGCAGATGCTTATGTGGAAGGGAAGGACCAGATTGGAGGCTGGTTTCAGTCCTCGCTGCTCACCAGCGTAGCCGTCAAGAACAAAGCACCTTACAA gtctCTGGTGGTCCATGGCTTTGCGGTCAgtgagaaaggagagaagaTGTCCAAGTCTCTAGGAAACGTTGTGGATCCTGACACAGTCATTAATGGAGGGAAG GACCCCACTATGCCAGCCTACGGGGCAGATGTGCTACGTTGGTGGGTGGCTGAGTCAAACGTCTTCTCTGAGGTTCAGATCGGACCCACTGCACTCAACTCAGCCAGAGACAGCATCAGCAAG TTAAGGAACACTCTGAAGTTCCTGCTCGGCAACCTGCACGGTTTCGACCCACGTGTGCAGGCGGTGGACCCCAAAGAGATGCATTACATTGATCAGTACATGTTGCACCTGCTCCGCGAGTACAGCATCAAG gtgaCGGACGCCTACAGTGAGTTTGATGCCGGCAGGGCCATCCGTGTCCTCCAAGCCTTCATCACCAGAGACCTCTCCAGCTTTTATTTCAGCATCATCAAAGACAG ACTGTACTGTGATCCGGAGGACTCTCTAGGCAGAAGATCATGTCAGACCGTTTTAGAGGAAATTCTGGATGGAGTAACCAGATCAATAGCTCCCATCCTGCCACATCTAGCCGAAGAGGTCTATCTACACGCACCAGGGCATGACG AAGAAGAGACATTGTTTAAAAGTGGCTGGATCAAAAGCAGCTCAGTGTGGCGGCGTCCAGGATTGGAGGAAGCAGTTGAAGGAGCCTCTGCCATCAGGGACTCCTTCCTGTCGTCCATTCCAGGCAAAAATGCCGCTCAGTACGACCTCACTATTGCCATTGAACCCGGCTTGCTGTTCGAGCTCATGGAG
- the iars2 gene encoding isoleucine--tRNA ligase, mitochondrial isoform X2: MIRPKFDLPFSSKWASVVVPSSISSGRNSIARRAEYNNTTLHTVTTQKQPNSFPFYLWFCLATELLRFSMLLCRVSAVSQTLARWGRRSHRGGGLLHRALSFSSSRGVSSGEGSAQLPAEAVPAQGLYRDTVLLPRTEFPMKLTGQKLLDRELQIQKECGFADLYSWQRERKAKKEFCLHDGPPYANGDPHVGHALNKILKDIRNRFEMLRGRQVHYIPGWDCHGLPIELKALGEMGPSDLGPLQIRQKAREFAEGAIARQKAAFQRWGLMADWDQCYYTYDGAYEAAQLRVFQEMHSKGFIYQDYKPVFWSPSSRTALAEAELEYNPEHVSRAIYATFPLSTLPPGIASEGLEGVSVLVWTTQPWTIPANQAVCYMPKAQYSVLKRADNSQLLLVATERTASVAALLGTELDSVATFTGSQLEGGSCKHPTIPDKEVLLLPANHVTMAKGTGLVHTAPAHGMEDYSVASQFKLSVECMVDEDGKFTELAGPELQNLSVMREGTDKVISMLKECGALVKEEQCVHSYPYDWRTKQPVVIRPSKQWFINTASLKDKAKEALQKVRVLPESAKGSLLTMLDRRTYWCISRQRSWGVPIPVFYHRETGEALINKHTVSHIATLFKEKGSDCWWELPVETLLPEAVLKKSKAGPVTDYVRGEDVLDIWFDSGASWAAVLEEEMDRDPEEPESRLSWLPAPLRKPRVTESDSRADAYVEGKDQIGGWFQSSLLTSVAVKNKAPYKSLVVHGFAVSEKGEKMSKSLGNVVDPDTVINGGKDPTMPAYGADVLRWWVAESNVFSEVQIGPTALNSARDSISKLRNTLKFLLGNLHGFDPRVQAVDPKEMHYIDQYMLHLLREYSIKVTDAYSEFDAGRAIRVLQAFITRDLSSFYFSIIKDRLYCDPEDSLGRRSCQTVLEEILDGVTRSIAPILPHLAEEVYLHAPGHDEEETLFKSGWIKSSSVWRRPGLEEAVEGASAIRDSFLSSIPGKNAAQYDLTIAIEPGLLFELMESLQDEATSTSSQLAELMMVARVSLTSELPRDLPPDALLSHGTFLINLEGGVIREDSAYSIAAVPTSAARCPRCRRYTADSADCLCPRCQTVVSQAH; this comes from the exons ATGATTCGACCAAAATTTGATTTGCCATTTTCGTCCAAATGGGCTTCCGTAGTTGTCCCCTCTTCAATTTCTTCCGGAAGAAACAGCATTGCACGAAGGGCGGAATATAACAACACGACACTGCATACTGTCACAACTCAGAAACAACCAAacagttttcctttttatttgtgGTTTTGCTTGGCCACAGAGCTTCTTCGCTTCTCCATGCTGCTGTGCCGGGTCTCGGCAGTAAGCCAGACGCTAGCGAGATGGGGACGGAGGTCACACCGGGGAGGCGGCCTCCTCCACCGTGCTCTCTCCTTTAGCTCCAGCCGCGGTGTGAGTTCAGGGGAAGGCAGCGCTCAGCTGCCCGCAGAGGCTGTCCCTGCTCAGGGATTGTATCGAGACACAGTGCTCCTTCCCCGGACTGAGTTCCCAATGAAACTGACTGGACAGAAGCTGCTGGACCGAGAACTCCAGATACAGAAG GAGTGTGGATTCGCAGATTTGTACTCCTGgcaaagagagaggaaggcCAAGAAGGAGTTCTGCCTACATGATGGCCCCCCGTATGCCAATGGAGACCCTCATGTAGGACATGCACTCAATAAG ATCCTGAAAGATATCCGTAACCGTTTTGAGATGCTGAGGGGGCGGCAGGTCCACTACATCCCAGGATGGGACTGCCATGGTCTGCCCATCGAGCTGAAGGCTCTGGGGGAGATGGGGCCGAGCGACCTCGGCCCCCTGCAGATAAGACAGAAAG CGCGGGAGTTTGCAGAGGGGGCCATAGCTCGTCAGAAGGCTGCTTTCCAGCGCTGGGGGTTGATGGCTGACTGGGACCAGTGTTACTACACGTATGATGGAGCCTACGAGGCTGCTCAGCTGAGAGTCTTTCAAGAGATGCACAGCAAG GGGTTCATCTACCAGGACTACAAGCCAGTCTTCTGGTCTCCTTCATCAAG AACGGCCTTAGCTGAGGCAGAGTTGGAGTACAACCCTGAGCATGTGAGCAGAGCCATCTATGCCACATTCCCCCTGAGCACACTGCCACCGGGGATAGCCTCAGAAG GTTTGGaaggtgtctctgtgttggtgtgGACCACCCAGCCCTGGACCATTCCTGCCAACCAGGCTGTCTGCTACATGCCCAAAGCCCA GTACTCTGTGCTGAAGAGGGCAGATAACTCTCAGCTGCTGTTGGTGGCCACTGAGCGCACAGCCAGCGTGGCAGCGCTGCTGGGCACAGAGCTGGATAGTGTAGCCACCTTTacag GCTCCCAACTTGAGGGTGGGAGCTGCAAACATCCCACAATTCCTGACAAAGAAGTGCTGCTATTGCCGGCCAATCATGTGACTATGGCAAAAGGAACAGGATTGGTCCACACAGCGCCAGCTCATGGCATGGAGGATTACAGCGTGGCTTCACAGTTTAAACTGTCTGTG GAGTGTATGGTGGATGAGGACGGCAAGTTCACTGAACTGGCCGGCCCTGAGCTACAGAATCTGTCTGTTATGAGAGAAGGCACTGACAAAG TGATCTCCATGCTGAAGGAGTGTGGGGCTCTAGTGAAGGAGGAGCAGTGTGTCCACAGCTACCCGTATGACTGGAGGACGAAGCAGCCTGTCGTCATCAGGCCCAGCAAACAGTGGTTCATCAACACGGCGTCGCTTAAAGACAAGGCCAAG gAGGCACTGCAGAAGGTGCGTGTTCTGCCCGAGTCAGCGAAGGGCAGCCTGTTGACCATGCTGGACAGACGGACATACTGGTGCATCTCTAGACAGCGAAGCTGGGGCGTCCCAATCCCAGTCTTCTACcacagagagactggagaggcTCTCATCAACAA acacacagtgTCCCATATAGCAACGCTCTTCAAAGAAAAGGGTAGTGACTGTTGGTGGGAGCTTCCTGTTGAGACTTTGCTGCCAGAAGCTGTGCTCAAGAAG AGTAAAGCAGGTCCAGTGACTGACTACGTTCGGGGAGAAGACGTCCTCGACATCTGGTTTGATAGCGGAGCTTCATGGGCTGCTGTACTGGAAG AGGAGATGGACAGAGACCCTGAGGAGCCTGAGTCCCGTCTCAGCTGGCTCCCTGCTCCTCTTCGCAAACCTCGGGTCACAG AGTCAGACTCCAGGGCAGATGCTTATGTGGAAGGGAAGGACCAGATTGGAGGCTGGTTTCAGTCCTCGCTGCTCACCAGCGTAGCCGTCAAGAACAAAGCACCTTACAA gtctCTGGTGGTCCATGGCTTTGCGGTCAgtgagaaaggagagaagaTGTCCAAGTCTCTAGGAAACGTTGTGGATCCTGACACAGTCATTAATGGAGGGAAG GACCCCACTATGCCAGCCTACGGGGCAGATGTGCTACGTTGGTGGGTGGCTGAGTCAAACGTCTTCTCTGAGGTTCAGATCGGACCCACTGCACTCAACTCAGCCAGAGACAGCATCAGCAAG TTAAGGAACACTCTGAAGTTCCTGCTCGGCAACCTGCACGGTTTCGACCCACGTGTGCAGGCGGTGGACCCCAAAGAGATGCATTACATTGATCAGTACATGTTGCACCTGCTCCGCGAGTACAGCATCAAG gtgaCGGACGCCTACAGTGAGTTTGATGCCGGCAGGGCCATCCGTGTCCTCCAAGCCTTCATCACCAGAGACCTCTCCAGCTTTTATTTCAGCATCATCAAAGACAG ACTGTACTGTGATCCGGAGGACTCTCTAGGCAGAAGATCATGTCAGACCGTTTTAGAGGAAATTCTGGATGGAGTAACCAGATCAATAGCTCCCATCCTGCCACATCTAGCCGAAGAGGTCTATCTACACGCACCAGGGCATGACG AAGAAGAGACATTGTTTAAAAGTGGCTGGATCAAAAGCAGCTCAGTGTGGCGGCGTCCAGGATTGGAGGAAGCAGTTGAAGGAGCCTCTGCCATCAGGGACTCCTTCCTGTCGTCCATTCCAGGCAAAAATGCCGCTCAGTACGACCTCACTATTGCCATTGAACCCGGCTTGCTGTTCGAGCTCATGGAG